The genomic interval ATTCTATTTTTGTTCGGAACGAGCAATTGGCTTAAAGTTATTGATTATGAGTTACAAAATAAGCGTAGAAAGGATAAAGAAATCAGGGATTGATCAGGTGGATTTCAACAACCTTCCTTTTGGCAAACACTTTTCTGACCACATGTTTGTGGCCGATTATGAAAACGGAGAATGGGGAAACTGTAAAATAGTTCCGTTTGGAGAGATATCTATTCATCCAGCGCTCTCTTCGCTACACTATGGGCAGTCTATTTTTGAAGGAATTAAGGCGGAAAAAGACCCTGATGGGATTCCGGTGATATTTCGGCCTTTGAAAAGCGTAAACCGATTTAATATTTCGGCTGATCGTATGGCCATGCCGGAAGTGCCAGAAGAACTCTTTATGAGTGCTTTAGACAAACTACTGACTGTGGACCGCGATTGGATTCCTACTTCGACCGGTTCATCTTTATATATACGGCCATTTATGTTTGCCTCAGAAAAGTTTATTGGTATCAAGGCAGGGGAGCATTTTCGATTTATGATTTTTACTTCCCCAGTGGGGGTTTATTATGACCGCCCGGTGAAGGTATTTATACATGACAAATATATCAGAGCTTTTCCTGGTGGGGCCGGATATGCTAAATGTGCCGGAAATTATGGAGCAGCTATGATGCCGATGCGCGAAGTTCAGAAGATGGGCTATGACCAGATTCTTTGGTTAGACGGCATTCACCACCGCTACCTACAGGAAATTGGCACCATGAATGTTTTTGTGATTATTGATGGAGTGCTGATCACCCCATCATTAGAGCAGGGTACTATTCTAGATGGCATCACCCGCGATAGTATTATAAAGTTGGCAGAGGACGAGGGCTATGTAGTACAAGAGCGCGAGATTGCGGTAGATGAAGTTATCAACGCTTATCATGAGGGCAAACTTGAAGATATGTTTGGAAGCGGAACGGCTGCTGTCCTTTCACAGATAGGGGAGTTTCATTATAAAGGTGAAAATTATGTATTGCCTCCGTTGGAAGGACGTGAAATATCGAATAAGCTAAAAGCTCGGCTTACTTCTATTAAATCAGGTCAGGCAGAGGACGTATTTGGTTGGTTGCACCGTGTACCGGTTTCCTCGCACGTTAGCCTTTAATATCCTACTTCTTTATAAGCGATTGAGGTTAATAGCCTAAAATCTTCATCATGCTTTCTGCGCTTTGCTCTTCGGCAAATACTTTATAGGTAAAGTCTCCTTTTTTCTTTTCATCCACCAGAATATGTGGCGGTGATGGAAGCAGACAATGCTTAATCCCTCCATAGCCGCTCAACGTATCTTGGTACGCTCCGGTATTGAAAAAGCCGATATGAAGTTTTTCGCCCTGTTTAATCTTAGGAAGATAAACCTGATTGATATGGGCATCAGAATTATAATAATCACCGACATCGCAGGTAATCCCTCCTAGATTCACGTGCTTGTATTCATCTTCCCATTTATTGATGGGCAACATGATAAAGCGTTGAGATAGGCCCCAAATATCGGGCAGGCTGTTCATCAATGATCCGTCTAGCATGTACCATGTTTCGCGGTCATTTTGATTCTTCACACCCAGAACGCTAAATAATACGCAACCACTCTCTCCCACAGTATAGCTTCCAAATTCGGTAAAAATATCCGGCTCTTCTACTCCTTCATTGTTGCAGGTGGTCTTTATCTGCGATATGATTTCGTTAATCATATACTCATAATCGAAATCAGCGGCCAGTGAATGCTTAATGGGCATGCCACCGCCGAGATTGAGCGCAGTTAATTCAGGACAAACCTTTTTAAGGTCGCAATAGACCCCCAAGGCTTTGTGAAATTCTGTCCAGTAATAGTTTACATCCTTGATTCCGGTATCAATGAAGAAGTGAAGCATCTTCATTTTGAGAAAAGGATGGTTCTTTATTTTTTGTTCATAGTAGGGAACAATGTCATTATACCGAATACCAAGTCGGGAAGTATAAAATTCATATTTCGGTTCCTCCTCTGCTGCAATACGCATCCCGATATTCATGGGGCCGGTGATAGCCGAATACTTGTCAGCTTCATCTAAGTTATCCATTATGGGAATGATATTCTTATAACCGTTATTAAAGGCCTCTACAATCTTCGCTACATAGCCATC from Bacteroidota bacterium carries:
- a CDS encoding branched-chain amino acid aminotransferase, whose translation is MSYKISVERIKKSGIDQVDFNNLPFGKHFSDHMFVADYENGEWGNCKIVPFGEISIHPALSSLHYGQSIFEGIKAEKDPDGIPVIFRPLKSVNRFNISADRMAMPEVPEELFMSALDKLLTVDRDWIPTSTGSSLYIRPFMFASEKFIGIKAGEHFRFMIFTSPVGVYYDRPVKVFIHDKYIRAFPGGAGYAKCAGNYGAAMMPMREVQKMGYDQILWLDGIHHRYLQEIGTMNVFVIIDGVLITPSLEQGTILDGITRDSIIKLAEDEGYVVQEREIAVDEVINAYHEGKLEDMFGSGTAAVLSQIGEFHYKGENYVLPPLEGREISNKLKARLTSIKSGQAEDVFGWLHRVPVSSHVSL
- a CDS encoding arginine decarboxylase; this encodes MTKRQKYRDLITQTFDFPQRDFKEEKGTLFWNDLPMMDIIKRYGTPLRVTYLPKISQQIQKARRLFNSAIANNNYAGDYHYCYCTKSSHFSFVLEEALKNKVFIETSSAFDFELIKKLEEKKKLKKEGYIICNGFKPDGYVAKIVEAFNNGYKNIIPIMDNLDEADKYSAITGPMNIGMRIAAEEEPKYEFYTSRLGIRYNDIVPYYEQKIKNHPFLKMKMLHFFIDTGIKDVNYYWTEFHKALGVYCDLKKVCPELTALNLGGGMPIKHSLAADFDYEYMINEIISQIKTTCNNEGVEEPDIFTEFGSYTVGESGCVLFSVLGVKNQNDRETWYMLDGSLMNSLPDIWGLSQRFIMLPINKWEDEYKHVNLGGITCDVGDYYNSDAHINQVYLPKIKQGEKLHIGFFNTGAYQDTLSGYGGIKHCLLPSPPHILVDEKKKGDFTYKVFAEEQSAESMMKILGY